A stretch of the Streptomyces sp. WMMB303 genome encodes the following:
- a CDS encoding SRPBCC family protein, translating to MAEAEKLLTGLGRKLGQATGKLNDVAEGNSLGFAGLALEGGRKITEGKGPLRTAVEVGGGRLKDKAVEGIKGMFGGGGKNRKGSGGQKPIVILEYVDVGVPVRDAYDQWTQLQDFSSFTKGGQDVTVADDTTSDWKAKIFWSNRSWKAATTEQVPDQRIAWTSEGAKGSTKGVVTFPELTGNLTRVVLLIEYYPKGLFEKTGNIWRAQGRRARLDLKHYVRHIAMKGEADDGWRGEIRDGEVVTTHEDAVAEEERRAEDDEAGYDDEPEEPEGLAAEAEEETEPEDDGEDEYDDGPRDPEDAEYEDEYDDEGPHDVEDDHDGEGEYDGEGEYDGQDEYREDPEEEYAAAGERR from the coding sequence ATGGCTGAGGCCGAGAAGCTGCTCACCGGGCTGGGCCGCAAGCTCGGCCAGGCCACCGGGAAGCTCAACGACGTGGCCGAGGGCAACAGCCTCGGCTTCGCCGGGCTGGCGTTGGAAGGCGGTCGGAAGATCACCGAGGGCAAGGGCCCGCTGCGCACCGCGGTGGAGGTCGGCGGCGGTCGCCTCAAGGACAAGGCCGTCGAGGGCATCAAGGGGATGTTCGGCGGAGGAGGCAAGAACCGGAAGGGGAGCGGCGGTCAGAAGCCGATCGTCATCCTGGAGTACGTCGATGTCGGTGTGCCCGTCAGAGATGCGTACGACCAGTGGACGCAGCTGCAGGACTTCAGCTCCTTCACCAAGGGCGGGCAGGACGTCACGGTGGCCGACGACACCACCTCCGACTGGAAGGCCAAGATCTTCTGGTCCAACCGGAGCTGGAAGGCCGCCACCACCGAGCAGGTTCCCGACCAGCGCATCGCCTGGACGTCCGAGGGCGCCAAGGGCAGCACGAAGGGCGTGGTGACGTTCCCTGAGCTGACCGGCAACCTCACGCGTGTCGTCCTGCTGATCGAGTACTACCCCAAGGGCCTGTTCGAGAAGACCGGCAACATCTGGCGCGCCCAGGGCCGCAGGGCCCGGCTCGACCTCAAGCACTACGTCCGCCACATCGCGATGAAGGGCGAGGCGGACGACGGCTGGCGCGGCGAGATCCGCGACGGCGAGGTCGTCACCACCCACGAGGACGCGGTCGCCGAAGAGGAACGCCGCGCCGAGGACGACGAGGCCGGGTACGACGACGAGCCGGAGGAGCCCGAGGGCCTCGCAGCCGAGGCCGAGGAGGAGACCGAGCCGGAGGACGACGGCGAGGACGAGTACGACGACGGCCCGCGGGACCCGGAGGACGCCGAGTACGAGGACGAGTACGACGACGAAGGCCCCCACGATGTCGAGGATGACCACGACGGCGAGGGCGAGTACGACGGCGAGGGCGAGTACGACGGTCAGGACGAGTACCGGGAGGATCCCGAGGAGGAGTACGCCGCGGCGGGTGAGCGCCGGT
- a CDS encoding hemerythrin domain-containing protein: MTYRPDVLELLADEHAEVERLVVAYEATGDPERRAALAEQLVAGLERCARAEDQTLYPLVRKLPDGERRVAAARQRWSAAAATARELRDADPDRPAAGHRLDTLLDRLHEHAAYEEDEIHSPLRARLRRRERRRLGAAAASRLLESRSGAE, translated from the coding sequence ATGACGTATCGTCCGGACGTACTCGAACTGCTCGCGGACGAGCATGCCGAGGTGGAGCGTCTCGTGGTGGCCTACGAGGCGACCGGCGATCCGGAGCGCCGCGCCGCGCTGGCCGAGCAGCTGGTGGCCGGGCTGGAGCGGTGTGCCCGCGCCGAGGACCAGACGCTGTACCCCCTCGTGCGCAAGCTGCCCGACGGGGAGCGCCGGGTCGCGGCCGCCCGGCAGCGGTGGTCGGCCGCGGCGGCGACCGCCAGGGAACTGAGGGACGCGGATCCGGATCGGCCCGCCGCCGGGCACCGGCTGGACACCCTGCTCGACCGGCTCCACGAGCACGCCGCGTACGAAGAGGACGAGATCCATTCTCCGCTGCGGGCCCGGCTCCGCCGTCGGGAGCGCCGACGGCTGGGAGCGGCGGCCGCGAGCAGGCTCCTGGAGAGCCGCTCCGGCGCCGAGTGA
- a CDS encoding gas vesicle protein has product MTEKKPTVEPKAPGTAQVLRSAREAIEELTGLESESVSSVTRGADGGWTLHVEVVELRRIPDSVSMLGSYEMTLDPAGELTGYRRLRRYERGKADPR; this is encoded by the coding sequence ATGACCGAGAAGAAGCCGACCGTCGAGCCGAAGGCCCCCGGCACGGCACAGGTCCTGCGATCGGCGCGGGAGGCCATCGAGGAGCTGACCGGCCTGGAGTCCGAGTCGGTCTCCTCCGTCACCAGAGGTGCCGACGGAGGCTGGACACTCCACGTCGAAGTCGTCGAGCTGCGCCGGATACCGGACAGCGTCAGCATGCTCGGCTCGTACGAGATGACGCTCGACCCGGCGGGCGAGCTGACCGGCTACCGGCGGCTGCGCCGCTACGAGCGGGGCAAGGCCGACCCGCGCTGA